A single Tachypleus tridentatus isolate NWPU-2018 chromosome 9, ASM421037v1, whole genome shotgun sequence DNA region contains:
- the LOC143225800 gene encoding uncharacterized protein LOC143225800 isoform X1 — MTYIQRCFAGMMEATNAMWSTSLLLVLCFQATWGQLDIGLSPAAMMPQIVSLDVQCEKTGMTVRVEFDRPYNGIIFSKGHYSTASCRYVEVDSGKSSFTFEIPKDGCGTTSILNPTDPNASLSYDNIIIFQMDPAFQEVWDMARRISCQWRDVFQKKIIFQPFVVDMLDVISVPFQGDKINCWMNVQKGIFPQSRVIDEIVKIGEELTIVIYVQDESKRFDISVKDCYAFDSPKYNSTSTRQLQLTDFDGCPLRPKLIDYWKRTLQTGNTGADIIAFTSLKAFSFPDSMDVYITCNIEICQESCTDRCPGEPTTPVVVIVDPTLPPGIKPPITRPPITRPPITRPPITRPPITRPPITRPPITRPPITRPPITRPPITRPPITRPPITRPPITRPPITRPPITRPPITRPPITRPPITRPPTTRPPITRPPITRPPITRPPITRPPITRPPITRPPITRPPITRPPITRPPITRPPITRPPITRPPITRPPITRPPITRPPITRPPITRPPITRPPITRPPITRPPITRPPITRPPITRPPITRPPITRPPITRPPITRPPITRPPITRPPITRPPITRPPITRPPITRPPITRPPITRPPITRPPITRPPITRPPITRPPITRPPITRPPITRPPITRPPITRPPITRPPITRPPITRPPITRPPITRPPITRPPITRPPITRPPITRPPITRPPITRPPITRPPITRPPITRPPITRPPITRPPITRPPITRPPITRPPITRPPITRPPITRPPITRPPITRPPITRPPVTRPPITRPPITRPPITRPPITRPPITRPPITRPPITRPPITRPPITRPPITRPPITRPSTTKKPRWKGNAPPDHPFHSFHYQPVRPRRVGRSLWQGKRRNVVRIIHPLSLQVRFQVNSDTNNLTT; from the exons GTATGTTGAAGTAGATTCTGGTAAATCTTCTTTTACGTTTGAAATACCAAAAGATGGATGTGGAACAACATCTATTCTAAATCCAACTGACCCTAACGCAAGTCTTAGTTACGACAATATCATTATTTTCCAAATGGACCCCGCCTTCCAGGAAGTGTGGGACATGGCGAGGAGGATTTCTTGTCAATGGAGAGATGTTttccaaaagaaaataattttccaaCCTTTCGTCGTGGACATGCTTGATGTTATTTCG GTCCCTTTCCAAGGAGATAAAATAAACTGCTGGATGAATGTTCAAAAAGGAATTTTTCCTCAGTCACGAGTAATCGATGAAATTGTTAAAATTGGCGAAGAACTCACAATTGTAATATATGTTCAAGATGAGAGCAAACGTTTTGACATCAGTGTTAAAGATTGCTATGCATTTGACAGTCCAAAATATAACAGCACAAGCACTAGGCAACTACAGCTCACAGACTTTGATGGTTGTCCATTAAGGCCCAAACTTATTGATTACTGGAAACGAACTCTTCAAACGGGTAATACAGGAGCAGACATCATTGCATTTACGTCATTAAAAGCCTTCAGTTTTCCAGACAGTATGGATGTGTACATAACTTGTAACATTGAAATCTGCCAAGAAAGTTGCACTGATCGCTGTCCTGGAGAACCAACTACTCCTGTTGTTGTAATTGTTGATCCAACACTTCCACCAGGAATCAAACCACCCATAACAAGACCTCCAATAACAAGGCCACCTATAACCAGACCTCCAATCACAAGACCGCCTATAACTAGACCTCCAATCACAAGACCACCTATAACAAGACCTCCAATAACTAGACCACCTATAACGAGACCTCCAATTACAAGACCACCTATAACCAGACCTCCAATCACAAGACCACCTATAACGAGACCTCCAATAACTAGACCACCTATAACCAGACCACCTATAACCAGACCACCAATCACAAGACCCCCAATCACAAGACCGCCTACTACAAGACCTCCAATAACAAGGCCCCCCATAACAAGACCACCTATAACCAGGCCTCCCATAACTAGACCACCTATTACAAGGCCTCCCATAACTAGACCGCCTATTACAAGGCCTCCCATAACAAGACCTCCAATCACAAGACCGCCTATAACTAGACCTCCAATCACAAGACCACCTATAACTAGACCTCCAATAACTAGACCACCTATAACGAGACCTCCAATCACAAGACCACCTATAACAAGACCTCCAATAACTAGACCACCTATAACAAGACCCCCAATCACAAGACCGCCTATTACAAGACCTCCAATAACAAGGCCCCCCATAACAAGACCACCTATAACCAGACCTCCAATAACAAGACCGCCTATTACAAGGCCTCCCATAACTAGACCGCCTATTACAAGGCCTCCCATAACAAGACCGCCTATTACAAGGCCTCCCATAACCAGACCTCCAATTACAAGACCACCTATAACGAGACCTCCAATCACAAGGCCACCCATAACCAGACCTCCAATTACAAGACCACCTATAACAAGACCTCCAATCACAAGACCACCTATAACCAGACCTCCAATAACAAGACCACCTATAACCAGACCTCCAATTACAAGACCACCTATAACCAGACCTCCAATCACAAGGCCACCTATAACCAGACCTCCAATTACAAGACCACCTATAACAAGACCTCCAATCACAAGACCACCTATAACCAGACCTCCAATAACAAGACCGCCTATAACCAGACCTCCAATTACAAGGCCACCCATAACGAGACCTCCAATTACAAGACCACCTATAACCAGACCTCCAATAACAAGACCGCCTATTACAAGGCCTCCAATTACAAGACCACCTATAACCAGACCTCCAATAACAAGGCCACCCATAACCAGACCTCCAATAACAAGACCGCCTATTACAAGGCCTCCAATTACAAGACCACCTATAACCAGACCTCCAATTACAAGACCACCTATAACCAGACCTCCAATAACAAGACCGCCTATTACAAGGCCTCCAATTACAAGACCACCTGTTACAAGGCCTCCAATCACAAGACCACCGATAACAAGGCCTCCTATAACCAGACCTCCAATTACAAGACCACCTATAACCAGACCTCCAATTACGAGACCACCTATAACCAGACCTCCAATAACAAGACCACCTATTACAAGGCCTCCAATAACAAGGCCACCCATAACGAGACCATCGACTACCAAGAAACCTAGATGGAAGGGTAACGCTCCACCTGATCATCCATTCCACAGTTTTCATTATCAACCTGTGCGGCCAAGAAGAGTTGGTAGATCTCTTTGGCAAGGAAAACGCAGAAATGTAGTCAGAATAATTCACCCTCTTTCCTTACAAGTAAGGTTTCAAGTTAATAGCGATACAAATAACTTGACAACATAA
- the LOC143225800 gene encoding uncharacterized protein LOC143225800 isoform X2 yields the protein MWSTSLLLVLCFQATWGQLDIGLSPAAMMPQIVSLDVQCEKTGMTVRVEFDRPYNGIIFSKGHYSTASCRYVEVDSGKSSFTFEIPKDGCGTTSILNPTDPNASLSYDNIIIFQMDPAFQEVWDMARRISCQWRDVFQKKIIFQPFVVDMLDVISVPFQGDKINCWMNVQKGIFPQSRVIDEIVKIGEELTIVIYVQDESKRFDISVKDCYAFDSPKYNSTSTRQLQLTDFDGCPLRPKLIDYWKRTLQTGNTGADIIAFTSLKAFSFPDSMDVYITCNIEICQESCTDRCPGEPTTPVVVIVDPTLPPGIKPPITRPPITRPPITRPPITRPPITRPPITRPPITRPPITRPPITRPPITRPPITRPPITRPPITRPPITRPPITRPPITRPPITRPPITRPPTTRPPITRPPITRPPITRPPITRPPITRPPITRPPITRPPITRPPITRPPITRPPITRPPITRPPITRPPITRPPITRPPITRPPITRPPITRPPITRPPITRPPITRPPITRPPITRPPITRPPITRPPITRPPITRPPITRPPITRPPITRPPITRPPITRPPITRPPITRPPITRPPITRPPITRPPITRPPITRPPITRPPITRPPITRPPITRPPITRPPITRPPITRPPITRPPITRPPITRPPITRPPITRPPITRPPITRPPITRPPITRPPITRPPITRPPITRPPITRPPITRPPITRPPITRPPITRPPITRPPITRPPITRPPITRPPITRPPITRPPVTRPPITRPPITRPPITRPPITRPPITRPPITRPPITRPPITRPPITRPPITRPPITRPSTTKKPRWKGNAPPDHPFHSFHYQPVRPRRVGRSLWQGKRRNVVRIIHPLSLQVRFQVNSDTNNLTT from the exons GTATGTTGAAGTAGATTCTGGTAAATCTTCTTTTACGTTTGAAATACCAAAAGATGGATGTGGAACAACATCTATTCTAAATCCAACTGACCCTAACGCAAGTCTTAGTTACGACAATATCATTATTTTCCAAATGGACCCCGCCTTCCAGGAAGTGTGGGACATGGCGAGGAGGATTTCTTGTCAATGGAGAGATGTTttccaaaagaaaataattttccaaCCTTTCGTCGTGGACATGCTTGATGTTATTTCG GTCCCTTTCCAAGGAGATAAAATAAACTGCTGGATGAATGTTCAAAAAGGAATTTTTCCTCAGTCACGAGTAATCGATGAAATTGTTAAAATTGGCGAAGAACTCACAATTGTAATATATGTTCAAGATGAGAGCAAACGTTTTGACATCAGTGTTAAAGATTGCTATGCATTTGACAGTCCAAAATATAACAGCACAAGCACTAGGCAACTACAGCTCACAGACTTTGATGGTTGTCCATTAAGGCCCAAACTTATTGATTACTGGAAACGAACTCTTCAAACGGGTAATACAGGAGCAGACATCATTGCATTTACGTCATTAAAAGCCTTCAGTTTTCCAGACAGTATGGATGTGTACATAACTTGTAACATTGAAATCTGCCAAGAAAGTTGCACTGATCGCTGTCCTGGAGAACCAACTACTCCTGTTGTTGTAATTGTTGATCCAACACTTCCACCAGGAATCAAACCACCCATAACAAGACCTCCAATAACAAGGCCACCTATAACCAGACCTCCAATCACAAGACCGCCTATAACTAGACCTCCAATCACAAGACCACCTATAACAAGACCTCCAATAACTAGACCACCTATAACGAGACCTCCAATTACAAGACCACCTATAACCAGACCTCCAATCACAAGACCACCTATAACGAGACCTCCAATAACTAGACCACCTATAACCAGACCACCTATAACCAGACCACCAATCACAAGACCCCCAATCACAAGACCGCCTACTACAAGACCTCCAATAACAAGGCCCCCCATAACAAGACCACCTATAACCAGGCCTCCCATAACTAGACCACCTATTACAAGGCCTCCCATAACTAGACCGCCTATTACAAGGCCTCCCATAACAAGACCTCCAATCACAAGACCGCCTATAACTAGACCTCCAATCACAAGACCACCTATAACTAGACCTCCAATAACTAGACCACCTATAACGAGACCTCCAATCACAAGACCACCTATAACAAGACCTCCAATAACTAGACCACCTATAACAAGACCCCCAATCACAAGACCGCCTATTACAAGACCTCCAATAACAAGGCCCCCCATAACAAGACCACCTATAACCAGACCTCCAATAACAAGACCGCCTATTACAAGGCCTCCCATAACTAGACCGCCTATTACAAGGCCTCCCATAACAAGACCGCCTATTACAAGGCCTCCCATAACCAGACCTCCAATTACAAGACCACCTATAACGAGACCTCCAATCACAAGGCCACCCATAACCAGACCTCCAATTACAAGACCACCTATAACAAGACCTCCAATCACAAGACCACCTATAACCAGACCTCCAATAACAAGACCACCTATAACCAGACCTCCAATTACAAGACCACCTATAACCAGACCTCCAATCACAAGGCCACCTATAACCAGACCTCCAATTACAAGACCACCTATAACAAGACCTCCAATCACAAGACCACCTATAACCAGACCTCCAATAACAAGACCGCCTATAACCAGACCTCCAATTACAAGGCCACCCATAACGAGACCTCCAATTACAAGACCACCTATAACCAGACCTCCAATAACAAGACCGCCTATTACAAGGCCTCCAATTACAAGACCACCTATAACCAGACCTCCAATAACAAGGCCACCCATAACCAGACCTCCAATAACAAGACCGCCTATTACAAGGCCTCCAATTACAAGACCACCTATAACCAGACCTCCAATTACAAGACCACCTATAACCAGACCTCCAATAACAAGACCGCCTATTACAAGGCCTCCAATTACAAGACCACCTGTTACAAGGCCTCCAATCACAAGACCACCGATAACAAGGCCTCCTATAACCAGACCTCCAATTACAAGACCACCTATAACCAGACCTCCAATTACGAGACCACCTATAACCAGACCTCCAATAACAAGACCACCTATTACAAGGCCTCCAATAACAAGGCCACCCATAACGAGACCATCGACTACCAAGAAACCTAGATGGAAGGGTAACGCTCCACCTGATCATCCATTCCACAGTTTTCATTATCAACCTGTGCGGCCAAGAAGAGTTGGTAGATCTCTTTGGCAAGGAAAACGCAGAAATGTAGTCAGAATAATTCACCCTCTTTCCTTACAAGTAAGGTTTCAAGTTAATAGCGATACAAATAACTTGACAACATAA